The nucleotide sequence TCTCCCTGGGGTCGGCCGCGCTGATACGCGAACGGGTGTCCTTCCCGAGCGGCGACTTCGACACGCCCGGGCTGGTGATCATGCTGATAGATGACGGCGCCGGGGCCAGTGACATCGACCCGGACTTGGACGGGCTGCTCGTGGTGATCAACCCCGCCCCCGGAACCGTCGAGCAGCGGGTGGATGCGCTGGTGGACCGCTACTTCGAGCTGAGCGACATCCAGATGGAGGGCGCCGACCCGATCGTGAAGGACACCCGCTTCGACGCGGGCACCGGCACCATCACCATCCCCGGCCGCACCGTCGCCGTCCTGTACGAGCGCTGACCATGCGCACTGGCCCAAGCGCTGGCCACCACCGCCGCCCTTCACCCCTCGCGAGACCGGCACTTGTAACACGCTGAGACCGGCACTTGTGACGTGCTGAGACCGGTTCTTGGTGTTTGAGGGTGTGTGGGTCTGGGGTTCGTGTGTTGTCGGGACGGTGTTGATGTGACGGTTCGTACCTTCGCGTCAGGGTTCGTATGTTCTGGTCGGCGGTTCGTACTTTGTTGTGACGGTTCGGCACCCGGCGGTACGTACCGTCGTTGGAAGTGCCGAAGCGTTGGTGCGAAGTGACGAACCGTCACCCGGTGCGCCCGGGCGAACCGCCAGGTCCGCGCCCGGGCGGTCATCTGCGCTCCGGCGGTCATGCGTGCGCCCGGGGGGCGTGCCGAGTTGGGCACCAAGATCACCGTCGGGCGTCGTCAACGGTCGCGGTCCCTGTTCGGCACCCAGATGATCCCAACGGTCCCAACGAATCGTCCCCGCGAGCCGACACCGCCAGCCCGAGAACGTCCTTGGTTCGGCGAGTACGTCCGCGTAAGCCCGAGAACGTCCTTGGTTCGGCGAGAACGTCCTTTATCAGCCCCAAACCCTCCCGAGGGTGGAGGGCTTGGGGATCACGAGGTCGTATTCGCCAGATCGGCGCCCACCTACCCCAACCACCACACCCTCAAACCGGAAGAGCCAGTTAACGGTTTTCTGAAGGCCTTTGAAGTACACGGCGGACCGCTAACTGGCGTTGCAAACGAAAACACGGCCACGGTCTGGCTAACCCGCGTTGTTGGTGGCCTGCCTGCAGGTAGCGCGGTCCTTGATGAGGCGCTGACGCAGGGAGGTAAGAGCAGTGACGAGTATCAGGAGATCGCGTCGGGCGGTTGCGGCCACAATCTTGGGATCAACCTCCAGGTAGCCATGCGCAATGCGATTGCGTATCCCCTGAGAACGTGCCACTCGCTCTTGCTAGCCTCGTATCGAATATGGGACGGGAGCGAGCCGAGTGCTTCGATGCCTGCTGCCAGCCGAAGCGATATCGCATCGAGCGTCATCGGGTCTGTGAGGTCGCGCTGTGCGTAGGACTGGGCGAGCTCAAGGTGGTGGAGAGCCTCGTCAATGAGCTCAAGCGGTGTCCGGCTTGTTGGGCTCATAGGGGAACCGCCTGTTGTAGGACCCGATCGCGCATATACGGGGCTATGGCGGAGTCAGGGACGACGTCAACCCCGGTTCCGAGGATGCCTTCAAGGCGTGCTTCAAGCTGCGCCAGTTCCATGAGGCTCATGACTCGATCCATGTGGAAAAGCAGGTCGATGTCTGAGCCTTCATGTTCTGCGCCGCTGGCAACGGATCCGAAGACTCTTACGTGGGATCCACCCGCCTCTTTGATGCAGTTGATGACCTCCGTGCGGTGTTCGCGTAACCGACGAGCAAGCGGGGTTGTGCCATGAAAGCGGAGGAGGCGCGACACCTCGGGTTGAGAACGACCGATTTGGTTGGCAATCTCGGTTTGCGTCATGCCTGCGCGATGGGCGGCACGTACTGCAGAGACGAGACGTGCGCGAGCCTCGCGTACGGTCTCGTCGGTTTTCCGGGCGATTGTTGCGAGCTCGGAGGCATGAGAGGGCGCCGACATGACTAGAGTATAGCAATTCTTATATCAGAAGGTAAGTCGAATGTGTGTGACCTGATCGCGTCCGCGCGGCCGTTGGTGAGGCGTCAGTCGTCTGAGCGCAGCTTGGCGCGCAGGTCGTCCCAGTAGGCCAGTCGCTCGCGGATGCGCCGCTCGTGGCCGTGATCGGTGGGCTCGTACAGGCGCTCGCGCTGCTTACGGGGCGGGAGGTCCGCGGGCATGTAGTCGGCGCCGGAGAATCCCTCCGGGGTGTCCGGGTCGTACTGGTAGCCCTCGCCGTAGCCCAGCTCTTTCATCAGGCGGGTCGGCGCGTTCAGGATGTGCGCCGGCGGCATGAGCGAACCGGTTCGCCGCGCCAGCTTCATCGCCCGACCCAGGGCCCGGTAGACACTGATCGACTTCGGCGCCGTCGCCAGGTAGACGACCGCCTGGGCGATGGCCAGCTCACCCTCCGGGGAGCCCAGCCGCTCGTAGGCGTCCCACGCGGCCAGAGTCATCCGCAGCGCGCCGGGATCGGCCATGCCGACATCCTCGGAGGCGAAGCGCACCAGGCGCCGCACGACATACAGCGGGTCCTCCCCACCGGCGAGCATGCGCGCCAGCCAATACAGGGCGGCATCCGGATCGGAGCCGCGCATGGACTTGTGGAGTGCGGAAATGAGGTTGTAGTGCTCCTCGGAGGACTTGTCATACAGGGGCGCGCGGGAGACGACGACGGCGGCCAGGTCCTCCTCATTCAGGTAAATCTGCCCGGTGGTAGCGGCGCCTGCGCGTATGGCGGAGTCCTCGGCCGCGGCCGGCTCCGTGCTCGCAGATCGACCAGCGGGTGCGGTCGCGGCTGGGCTGGTACCGCTGCTCTCCTGTGAGCCCGTCACCCCCTGGGAATCCGCATAGCCGATGACCTGCTCGACCATGCCCAGCAGGTAGCGGCCGTCGCCGTCGGCCATGGCCAACAGTGCGCGGCGGGCGCCGTCGGTCAGGGGGAGCCGGCGCCCGAGCAGCGCCTCGGCGCGGGTGAGGAGCTCGGCGAGGGCGGCGTCGTCGAGCCGGTGCAGCACCAGTACCTGGCAGCGGGACAGAAGCGCCCCGTTGAGCTCGAAGCTGGGGTTCTCGGTGGTGGCGCCCACGAGCACCACGGTGCCGTCCTCCACGTACGGCAGGAAGGAGTCCTGCTGGGCGCGGTTGAAGCGGTGGATCTCGTCGACGAACAGCAGCGTCCCCTGGCCGACCTCGCGGCGACGTGCCGCAGCGGCAAACACCTTGCGCAGGTCGGCTACGCCGGAGAAGGTGGCCGAGACCTGCTCGAACACCAGGCCGGTGCGGTCCGCCAGCAGCCGGGCGATGGTGGTCTTGCCGCAGCCGGGCGGGCCCCACAGGATGATCGAGGCCAGGCGTCCGGCGGCCGCCATTCGTCCCAGCGGGGCGTCCGCGGCCAGCAGATGGTGCTGACCGACTACCTCGTTGAGCGCACGCGGTCGCAGTCGGTCCGCCAGCGGCCGGGTGGGATCGTCGATGATCGGGCCGCCGGCATCGGCCGCGGCGTCGAAGAGCGAGGGGGCGTCCTCCGTACTCATAGCTCCAGGCTACGGGGTGACCCCCGACACCGTCTGCGCGCGGCTACTGCGGCGTCTGCCAGGTGGTGGCGCTGCCCGCACCCTGTTCGCCGTTGTAGGAGCACGGATCCGGGGCGCGGGCTTGGCCAAGGTGGCACTGAATGCACCACTTTAGGGGCCTGTCCGGGGGCGAGTGCTCGGTGATTCTGTGGAATCTGGCTGTTTCTGACAGTGTGGTGCGCGCGATGCGATTGAAAGTGGTGCATCTGGTGACAGGTGTGGGCCTGCCGGTGGGTGGCAGTACGGGAAGGGGCTTGCCGCTGACCAAAAAATAGCTATCATATTGCTATAGCTGTCGCGGGTGTCTGGAGGGTGTCGCCTCCGCCGCAGCGGCAAGAACTGGAGTCATCATGTCCACGGAGCCCCGCGTCCCCACCGCCCAGCAGGAGTCCAGTGCCGTTAAGGGACGAGTGGACATTGTGGAGCGTTCCGCCGCCAGTTCCGGATCCGGTGTGGCGTTCCTGGTGCTGCTCCTGCTGCTGGGGCTGTTCGGCCTGTCTGTCGCGGTCTTTGTTGCAGGCGCTATCGCCGTGGACCAAGGCAATTCAGGTGGGGTGCTGCGTCTGGGCGTAGGTGCGGTGGGCCTGATCATCCCGCTGCTGCTGTTCACCTCCTTCACCATCGTCTCCCCAGGGCAGACCAGCGTGCGCCAGTTCTTCGGCCGCTACATCGGCACCGTGCGCCGTACCGGCCTGGTCCTGGTGCCGCCGGTGACGTCCGGCAAGAAGGTATCCATCAAGGTCCACAACTTCGAGACCAATGAGATCAAGGTCAACGACCTTGATGGCAACCCCGTGGAGATCGCGGCCATTGTCGTCTGGCAGGTGGCCGACACGGCCCGGGCGGTCTTCGCGGTCGAGGAGTACGAGGCCTTCATCAAGGCGCAGGCGGAGTCGGCACTGCGGCACGTGGCCACCACCCACCCCTACGACGAGCCCGGCCCCGGCGAGACCTCCCTGCGTGGCGGCACCGACCTGGTCTCCGCCGAGCTGGCCGAGGAGGTGGCCGCGCGCGTGGCGATCGCCGGACTGGAGATCATCGAAGTGCGCATCTCCTCCCTCGCCTACGCGCCGGAGATCGCCCAGGCGATGCTGCAGCGGCAGCAGGCCGGCGCCGTCATTGCCGCGCGCGAGCAGATCGTCGAGGGTGCGGTCACCATGGTGGATCAGGCCCTCAAGCGGTTGGAGGCCGACGATATCGTCTCCATGGACGACGAACGCCGCGCCCAGATGGTTTCCAACCTGCTGGTGGTGCTCTGCTCCGACCAGCGCACCCAGCCCGTCGTCAACACCGGCTCCCTGTACGCCTGAGGTCGGCTCGGTGACGGAGGGCGCCGATGACGGGCGGTAAGCGCAAGCAGGTCCTGCTGCGGCTCGACCCGGCGGTCCACGCGGCCATCGCCAAGTGGGCCGCCGACGACCTGCGCTCGGTCAATGCGCAGATCGAGATCATCCTGCGGCGCGCCCTCGACGACGCCGGTCGGGGAGTCAAGGCCGCACCCATGCGGGGGAGGGGTCGGCCCCGGAAGGATGCCGGCGTCGGGGACGGCGGTGTCGAGGAGGGCGGTGTCGGGGAATGACGGCGCGCGTGGAGTCGACCGGTGGAGCGACAGCGCAGTCGAGCGCGGCAACGGGGCCGGAGCGGACTCTCGTGGTGTGCCGGAGCTGTGCCACACTCGATGCGCGTATCCCAACGGCTCTCGCTGAGGAGGACCGCCGCTTTGTGGAGGTCATAGCAGTCGACTGGCGGGGCGCAGCCCGGATGCGTGGTCGGGGGTACCGGAATCATGGGTGTCCGGATCTATGACAAACGGGTCCGGCGGCGTCGGTGACTGCGGACGAATCGCTGGAATCATGCGGGTGCCGGATCGGGGCTGGCGGGCATCGGTGGTCGTTTGTCATCGATTTTGACACCGTGTCTCCGGACAGCCGGTTCGCAGACCGCCGGGCGGACAGTGGGGCAAGGCCTGACCCAGGTGCGTCACCTGGTACCAGATACGTCTCCATATAGGAACCGAATTCCTTGCCGAGCTCGTAGTCGGGGCCTCCGGGTGGCAGTTCGACGCCGCGAAGACGGAAGCCGGACGAGAAGCTGTGATAGTCCATTGGCAGTCAGCGCCCGCCGTCTTGAGCCAGATGCTCCGCCAAGTAGCGTCCCGTGATCGAAGCCGGGTCGGCGACCAGCTGCTCCGGAGTGTCGGCGGCGACCACCTGGCCGCCCGCCTCGCCGCCCCCGGGCCCCATGTCGATGACGTAGTCGGAGTTCGCGATCACGTCCAAATCGTGCTCGATCACCACGACCGTCGCACCGGCTCCGATGAGCCGGTCGAACACGTCCAACAGCTCCTGCACGTCCAGGGGGTGCAGGCCGATCGTCGGCTCATCGAACACAAACACCGCATCCTCCTGCCGCCTGCCCATCTCGCTGGCGAGCTTGAGGCGCTGGGCCTCACCACCGGAGAGCGCGGGAGTGTCCTCCCCGAGCGTCAGGTACCCGAGTCCGAGATCATCCAGGACGGAGAGCCTTTCGTGGATCTTCTTACTGCCCGTGAACACCTCCAGGGCCTCGCTGACGTCCATGCCCATCAGCTGCGGCAGCGAGTAAGACTCCATGGAGTGTCGCGGCGTCCAGAGGATCTCCTCGGCGTCTTCGCCGTAGCGCTGTCCACCGCAGTCCGGGCAGGTGATGGTCACATCCGGCAGGAACTGCACGTCGAGGGAGATCTGCCCGGTGCCGTCGCAGGTGGGGCAGCGCAGTGAGCCGGTGTTGTAGGAGAACGCGCCGACCTTCAGGCCCCGCGCCTTGGCGTCATCCGTGCCGGCGAAGGTCTTTCGGAGATGGTCGAGGATGCCGCTGTAGGTGGCGACGGTCGAGCGGATGTTGGTGCCGATGGGTGAGGCGTCGATCAAGTTCGCCCGGCGAATGCCCTCGGCTTCGATGCGCCTGACATGAGCGGGCAGTGCCTGCCCCTCGCACCGGGCCCGGAGGCCGGGGATCAGGCTCTCCAGCACCATGGTGGTCTTGCCGGAGCCAGACACGCCGGTGACCGTGGTCAACCGTCCCTTCGGCACCTCCACGTTCAAGGCGTGGACCGTGTGTATGGGGGCGGTCTCCAACAGGATCGTCCCCAGGTCGAACATCTCGGAACGGTCGGTGCGGCGCCGGCTCAGCAGCTGCGCGCCCTCGGCCAGGAAGGGGGCGATCTTCGACCGCGGATTGCGGCAGACCTCGTCGATGCTGCCCTGAGTAATGACGGTGCCGCCCTGGCTCCCGGCCAGGGGACCCATTTCGATCATGTGGTCCGCCCGCCTGAGGACGCGCACGTCGTGGTCGACGAGCACCACCGAGTTGCCGTCGGCGATCAGACTGTCCACGACCTCCATCAGTCCGTCGATATTCGACGGGTGCAGGCCGATGCTGGGCTCGTCGAGCACGTAGAGCACGCCCGTGGTCTCGTTGCGCACCGCGCGGGCGAGCTGGACCCGCTGCCGCTCACCGGTGGACAGCGTGCTGCTGGCGCGGTCGAGCGCGAGATAACCCAGGCCGAGGTCGTTCAGGCGCCTGGCGTTGTCCAGGAAGGAGGTGATGATGCTGTCCGCCATCGGCCGCATGTCCTCGGGCAGGGTGGCGGGAAGGCCCCGCACCCAGGGAACCAGCGCGTCCAGCGTCATGGCGGTGGCCTGCCCCAAGTTCCTGCCCGCCAGCGTGGTGGAGAGCACCTTGGGACTCAAGCGGGTGCCGCCGCAGTCCGGGCAGTCGGATGCGTGGAGATACTTCTCCACGCGTTTCATGCCCTTCTCATCCTTGACCTTGGACAGTGCGTTCTCCACGGTGTGCACCGCGCTGTAGTAGGTGAAGTCCATTTCGGCGGCCGTGTTGGTCTTCTCGTTGACGTACAGGAAATGCCGCTTCTCGGCGGGGCCGTGGAACACGAGCTCCCGCTCCTGCTCCGTCAGTTCCCGGAACGGAACATCCGTGCGCACACCCATCTCCCGGACGATGTCCTTCATGAGCGACCACATCAGGTTCTGCCAGGGGGCGACGGCGCCCTCGTCGATGGTCAGCGACTCGTCGGGCACCAGGGTCGACTCGTCCACCGTACGCACCGTGCCCGTGCCCGAGCAGGTGGGGCAGGCGCCCTCGGAGTTGAAGGCCATCGCCTCCGCGCCGGGGCCGAAGAACTCCTCCCCGCAGACGGGGCACTTGGTCGGCACCATCAGGGCGACGTCCATGCTCGGCGGGCAGGGGTGCCCATTGGGGCAGCAGTGGCTGCCGAGTCGGGAGAACATCAGCCGCAGGCTGTTGAGCAGCTCCGAGGCCGTGCCGAAGGTGGAGCGCACGCCGGGGATGGCCGGCCGCTGGTGCAGGGCCAGGGCCGCGGGCACATGCCGGACCTCGTCCACGTCCGCACGGCCCGCCTGGGTGATCCGACGGCGCGTGTAGGTGGACAGCGCCTCCAGGTAGCGCCGGGAACCCTCCGCGTAGAGCACCCCCAGTGCCAGGGAGGACTTGCCCGAGCCGGATACGCCGGCGATGGCCACCAGCTTCCCGAGCGGCACCTCGACGTCGATGTTCTTCAGGTTGTGGACGCGGGCGCCGCGCACACTGATGGTGGTGGGGCTGGACCGAGCGGTGCCGGTGGGGGCGGTGGCGGACATGGGGCTCACGCTACGTTGAGTCGCCGACACAAACACCTCCATCGCTTTAGCATCCCTGCTCGATGCTTGGTGCATGAGGCGCTTCGATACCAATGCGGCGCCCGAGCTCATCCGTGCCGCACGACGTGACGTGGGGTTGACGCAGACTCAGTTGGCCGAACGCGCTGGCCTGCGGCAGCCGAGTCTGGCCCAGATGGAGTCGGGCAGGCGCCCCGTATCCGACGAAATGCTGGAACGCACATGGTTTCCGGCACCTCGCGAGACTCGTTCCATGGCGGCTCGGACGCCTATGACGTCGCATCAATGGTGATCATTCGGCTGGCGGCACTGTTCGAGCGCCCCGAGTTCGTGCCGTATCTAACGGCCGTCACTCGCGAGGAGCGGCTGGCGATTAGCACGACGCGGAACATTGCGGGCAACACGGGTTACCGATCCATGAATGACGACCTGTTCTGGGCTGCGGTGACGCAGCGGGTGCCGGAGATTCTGGACCGCCTGACCGAGGAGTCGGCAGGGCCTGAGGACCGCTGACGGGCGAATGGTTCGTGGGGCGCCGCTCCGCTCGACCCAGAGCTGTCCGCCACCGCCGTCCGAGACGGCTGCGGGGTGCGAGCCGAAACGGGACCGGTTAATGTCGGTGGTCGCGCCTATCCTGGCTTCGATGTTGCCGACGCTGCCAGATGAGTTCGCTCCCGCCACGCGCGCCTGGTTTGACGCCGCCTTCCCGGCCGGGCCGACGCCGGTCCAGCGGCGCGCCTGGGCGGCCATTGGCCGCGGCGAGAACGTCCTGGTCATCGCCCCCACCGGCTCCGGTAAGACCCTGGCGGCCTTCCTGTCGGCCATTGACCGCCTCTCCCGGTCCGCGGCGCAGGTGGTCCAGGGCGATGAGCCCGCCCCGGCTGGCGCTACCCCGGCCGGCGCTACCCCGGCCGACGCCGCCCCGGCCGACGCCGCCCCGGACGGCGCCGTACCAGCCGAGCGCCGTCGCACGCGGCAGCCGCGCGGGCGCGGCGTGCGGGTCCTGTACATCTCCCCGCTGAAGGCCCTCGGCGCCGACGTGGAGCGCAACCTGCGCCGCCCCCTGGCCGGCATCACCGCGGCCGCCGAAGACCTGGCCGAGCCCGTCGCCCCCATCACGGTGGGCATGCGCACAGGCGACACCACCCCGGCCGAGCGCCGCCGCCTGCGCACCCGCCCGCCGGACATCCTCATCACCACTCCCGAGTCGCTGTACCTGATGCTCACCAGCGCCGTGCGCGAGACGCTGCGCAGCGTCGAGACCGTCATCGTCGACGAGATCCACTCCTTCGCCGGCCAGAAGCGCGGCACCCACCTGGCCCTATCGCTGGAGCGCCTCGACGAGCTCCTGCCCCGCCCCGCCCAACGCATCGGCCTGTCCGCGACGGTGCGCCCGCGCGCGGAGATCGCCCGCTTCCTGGGCGGCATCCACCCGGTGACCCTCATCGCCGACGACGACGTCCACGCCACCCCCGACGTGACCGTCGCCGTGCCCGTGGCGGATATGGCGCGTGTGCCGGCCACCTGGGACCGCCGCGAGCGGGCACTGCGGGGCACGCCCCACCGCGGCGGGACGGCGGGGGAGGGGATAGGCGCCGGTGGCCGTCTTGCCGGTACGCCTGCGGGTTCCGGCACCGGCGGCAGAAGCGGAAGGCAGGTCTGGCGCAGCGACAGGGCGCTGCGGGCCGCCATGACCGGCCGGGCCTTCGGAGGCCTGAACGCGCTCGCCGCCGACGTCTCCGCCGGTGCGCCGACTGCCGGGCAGGCCACTACCGAAGGACTTGATGCGGATGCGGCATCCGTCGGTAAACGCGACACCGGTGCGGGCGCCCCGGCCCGCATGACGGCCTCCATCTGGCCGCATATCGAGCACGCGCTGCTGGAGCAGATCCTCGCTCACCGCACCACGCTCGTATTCGTCAACTCCCGGGGCGCCTGCGAACGCCTCACCGCCCACCTGAACGAGGACTACGCCGCCTACCTGGCGGAGCGCGGCGCCGCATCCGCCCTGGCGGTAGGAGACCAGGCCACCGCCCCAGGCTCACCGGCCGCCGAAGCTCCGGCCGTCGCGGAGGACGCCGTCACCGCCGCCGTAGCCGCCCCGCAAGCCCCGGACGTCGCAGCCGACCTCGCCGACTCGCACGCCATGGGCGAACCCGGCTACCTGGGCGACGCCGCGGTCCTGATGGACTCCAACCTGCCCGCCATGGGTGAGCCGGTCCGCCACCACGAGTCCTGGGAGATGGGGGCCTCCCAGCACACCCAGCCCCTGCCCGCGGGGGCGCCCGTGATCGCCAAGGCGCACCACGGCTCCGTCTCCAAGGAGCAGCGCCGCGAGGTGGAGGAGGAACTCAAGTCCGGCCGGCTGCGCTGCGTGGTGGCGACCGCCTCCCTGGAACTCGGCATCGACATGGGTGCCATCGACCTGGTCCTCCAGGTGGCGCCCCCGCCGTCGGTCGCCGCCGGATTGCAGCGCGTGGGCCGGGCCGAGCACCGCGTCGGCGGCAGGCCCCGCGGGATTATCTACCCCATCCAACGCACTCAGCTCGTGGACGCCACCGTCGTCGCCGAGGGAATGCGCGCCGGCAGCATCGAGCACACCGCCCTGGTGCCCAACGCCCTGGACGTGCTCGCCCAGCAGACCGTGGCCGCCGTCGCCGTCGAGGACCGCAAAGCCGACGACTGGTACGCCACCGTCACCCGCGCCGCTCCCTACGCGACCCTGCCGCGCAGCGCATTCGACGCGGTCCTGAACCTGCTCGCCGGCGGCTACGCCTCGGCCGGCCTCGCCGACCTGGTCCCGCGGATCGTTTGGGACCGCGCCACCGGGGCGCTCACCGCCCGGCCCGGCGCGCAGCGGCTCGCCGTCGCCGCCTCCGGCACCATCCCCGACCGCGGCCTGTATCCGGTGATGCTGCCGGAGGGTGACGCCGCCGCCGGCCGCCGCCGCGTGGGGGAACTGGACGAGGAGATGGTCAACGAGTCCAGCGTGGGGGACGTGATCACCCTGGGCACCGCCTCCTGGCGCATCCGCCAGATCGAGCCCGACCGCGTAATCGTCGACCCGGCCCCCGGCCGCAGCGCCCGCCTGCCGTTCTGGCACGGCGAGGGGGCGGGCCGCCCGGCGGCCACCGGTGCCGCAAAGGGCGCCTTCCTGCGTCAGGCCGCCGCGGTCCTCGGCGACGGCGGCCTCGCCGACCCGCCGGAACCGGCCCTGACGCAGCGATTGGCGCGCGCCGGCCTGGATGCGAGCGCCCAGGCGAATCTGGTGGCCCTGCTGCGCGAGCAGCGGGCGGCGACCGGCGTCGTCCCCTCCGACACCACCCTGGTGCTGGAGAGCTGCCGCGACGAGAACGGCAGCTGGCGACTGATCCTGCACAGCCCCTTCGGGCGTCGCGTGCATGAGCCCTGGGCCATGGCCGTCAAGGAGCGGGCCCGCCGCATGCTGGGGGTCGACCCGCAGATCGTCACCGCCGACGACGGCATGGTGCTGCAGACCCCGCCCACCGACCGCCCGCCGGGCGCGGAGCTGTTCACCTTCGACGCCGCGCAGATCGAGCAGCTGGTGCGCAGCCGCGTCGACCATACGGCGGTATTCGCCGCCCGCTTCCGCGAATGTGCCGCCCGCGCCCTGCTCATGCCGGCCTCCCACCCCGGCCGTCGCGCCCCGCTGTGGCTGCAACGCATGAAGGCCGGCCAACTGTTGGAGGCCTCCCGCCAGTTCCCCGGCTTCCCCGTGTCGGTGGAGGCGGCGCGCGAATGCCTCCAGGACGTCTGGGACCTGCCCGCGTTGCGTGGCCTCATGGAGCGCCTCGCCGCGGGCACGGCCACGCTGGTGGAGGCGGTGACGCAAACGCCGTCGCCCTTCGCCGGCCCGCTGCTGTTCGGCTACACCGGCGCCTTCCTGTACCAGGAGGACCTGCCACACGCCGAGCGTCGCGCCCAGCTGCTCTCCCTGGACCCCGACGTCGTCGCCGAGCTCGTGGGGGACGGTGGCATCGCCGACCTGCTGGATCAGGAGGTCATGGCGCGGGTCGACTCCGAGCTGCAGCGCCTGGCGCCCGGGCGGCGGGCGCGGGCCGACGCCGAGGGGCTGGCCGACCTGCTGCGCGAGCTGGGCCCGCTTTCGGTCGGCGAGCTCGTGGCACGCTGCCAGGGCGACGATGACGCCGGCGTGCGCGCCGGGCTCGCGGAACTGGAACGGGCGCGGCGCGCCTTCCCCGTGCGCGTGGGTGGGCGCGAGTGCTGGGCCCGCGCGGAGGACGCGGCGATGCTGCGCAGTGCCCTCGGCGTCGCGGTGCCCGACTGGGCACAACGCGACGGCGATGCGGATGCATCCCTCGCTGCGGGAGCGCGCGC is from Actinomyces sp. 432 and encodes:
- a CDS encoding DEAD/DEAH box helicase, with the protein product MLPTLPDEFAPATRAWFDAAFPAGPTPVQRRAWAAIGRGENVLVIAPTGSGKTLAAFLSAIDRLSRSAAQVVQGDEPAPAGATPAGATPADAAPADAAPDGAVPAERRRTRQPRGRGVRVLYISPLKALGADVERNLRRPLAGITAAAEDLAEPVAPITVGMRTGDTTPAERRRLRTRPPDILITTPESLYLMLTSAVRETLRSVETVIVDEIHSFAGQKRGTHLALSLERLDELLPRPAQRIGLSATVRPRAEIARFLGGIHPVTLIADDDVHATPDVTVAVPVADMARVPATWDRRERALRGTPHRGGTAGEGIGAGGRLAGTPAGSGTGGRSGRQVWRSDRALRAAMTGRAFGGLNALAADVSAGAPTAGQATTEGLDADAASVGKRDTGAGAPARMTASIWPHIEHALLEQILAHRTTLVFVNSRGACERLTAHLNEDYAAYLAERGAASALAVGDQATAPGSPAAEAPAVAEDAVTAAVAAPQAPDVAADLADSHAMGEPGYLGDAAVLMDSNLPAMGEPVRHHESWEMGASQHTQPLPAGAPVIAKAHHGSVSKEQRREVEEELKSGRLRCVVATASLELGIDMGAIDLVLQVAPPPSVAAGLQRVGRAEHRVGGRPRGIIYPIQRTQLVDATVVAEGMRAGSIEHTALVPNALDVLAQQTVAAVAVEDRKADDWYATVTRAAPYATLPRSAFDAVLNLLAGGYASAGLADLVPRIVWDRATGALTARPGAQRLAVAASGTIPDRGLYPVMLPEGDAAAGRRRVGELDEEMVNESSVGDVITLGTASWRIRQIEPDRVIVDPAPGRSARLPFWHGEGAGRPAATGAAKGAFLRQAAAVLGDGGLADPPEPALTQRLARAGLDASAQANLVALLREQRAATGVVPSDTTLVLESCRDENGSWRLILHSPFGRRVHEPWAMAVKERARRMLGVDPQIVTADDGMVLQTPPTDRPPGAELFTFDAAQIEQLVRSRVDHTAVFAARFRECAARALLMPASHPGRRAPLWLQRMKAGQLLEASRQFPGFPVSVEAARECLQDVWDLPALRGLMERLAAGTATLVEAVTQTPSPFAGPLLFGYTGAFLYQEDLPHAERRAQLLSLDPDVVAELVGDGGIADLLDQEVMARVDSELQRLAPGRRARADAEGLADLLRELGPLSVGELVARCQGDDDAGVRAGLAELERARRAFPVRVGGRECWARAEDAAMLRSALGVAVPDWAQRDGDADASLAAGARADACAALGGPDAADISPSPATVPRTPLADLVLRYARTHAAVTVEATAEAFGLGPAVAIEVLQALVDEGALMRLGGGDQARWMAPGVFTRVRNRSLAKARAAVQPVPAAALQRLVLERAGITARAEEAGAVPVAAGSPAAPGTAVGSGEIGVGVAPGHGVEALAEAIVALEGIWLSAGLWEAVVFPTRVADYRPAMLDELIGSGEVVWVCRTPDGAGAGRRAEADAGAADSATPSAGAAPRPPATTIPPAAPRDLPAPGRGGAALGEIAFFPSDSPLAPMVGDPVGRDELAAQEQWGLVLAGRLTTESFAPVRALLQPRPTAAPPRRVRSRRARRYGGYRTGYYTGRARPAGAAGSPQSTQPTAPPSTPPIASTSSTPPAAPAPPESSPRRQSASNGGAPTFGSTTTSHDPALAAALATASWRRLSPPQATAEEQAVADVESLLDRYGVVGRDVALAAGVPGGIGPLLPVLRRMEDAGVVARGAFVEGLGPSQFADRETVDRLRALAVRDTGAVGNGRSEVADHLVASAAAASNEPTTGRESAPPPADRPEPPVVLDLKEPVCLVGGVVPWPEPVLPPELAARARDVAGAPDAGELPRPAARQGTRVVLIGGRPVLHAAERLRALTCYTTETAELERALNAVVAAETRAALRDTARPGKRVVETLNGISALDRVVGDLLQTAGLVRDPRGMRLHIDPYRR